From the Erythrolamprus reginae isolate rEryReg1 chromosome Z, rEryReg1.hap1, whole genome shotgun sequence genome, one window contains:
- the LOC139153105 gene encoding serine/arginine repetitive matrix protein 2-like isoform X2 — protein MYNGIGLPTPRGSGTNGYVQRNLSAVRHKKDRTDYKSEEELRKLESSLVKKPNQDILDHERKRKVELKCLELAELMEEQGYGEGEIQEKVATFRMMLLEKDVAIVKEGEQQQKSSITETHQLAEANEKKNERLRAAFGISDSYVDGSSFDPNRRAKEAATAAAAKQQQEQQKQYSLIKDSSSSRSPSPKQKKKKKKKGRDRTESRSPSRRERKKSSKKKKHRSPSPKSKHKSKEKKRKRSTSESASQKDRRDRSSSPDGSSSSDASHSRSGSPIVQKRSSLRQRSKSPSSSRKQDTEMVSKNLGEKERSSSAEPAQRGRSTSPRESRENREKLSKDSPVRENLQHSPSPSSPAKEKERDKDRKSVRHGGRKSTPSLEHDPKGMHHSPMPNDHSREKCPPSKEKRSPSCSSPSVKKQSEDRNGTLPPSKAKISPDSKEDLTASPSASKAVETKLKKMPREDSTPQRSPSSESGSCSSSSSSPSPPSKPAPVSRNCSPEVLPKRQDKEKASTQREKSSSSPEISRSGQKQSSKTSRRERSSTPPAKGSKSRISRRDKSLSQTPTTRRGRSRSRTPPKRVRSRTRTPPRRGRSRSQRRARSRSRTPLRRGRSRTPQWRGRSRTPQRWGRSRSRTPPRWGRSRTPQRRGWSRSRTPQRHGWSRSRNSGRWGRSRTPPRRGRSRSRTPRRGRSRSRSPPRRIRSRSRTQPRRGRSRTRTPPRRGRSSSSPRREKSLISARRSRSVSSPDRKVSRIPDSRRSRSNSSTRMRERTRKVIRRSLSGSSPESRRLRASPRRSRSGSLPKTKKKTLLSPRRSRSGSSPRSRKKRLRTPPKRSRSSSPRIKKKSRLSVRRSRSGSSPRPKKKSRSPTRRSQSKSPPVLKNKARMSPRSSCGSSPRLTRNSEVSSAAEEKAKSTNRSRSGSSPAVRKKSQSPSRQSISGSSPEPEIRLPRRRNRSESSPEVKTKSRTGSSPMLKKETGPSPRQSRSGSSQSSAKENSLSPVRRAASPESKSASPLQQSRAGRSVGTKEKPRSPHRRQSKSRSPPALRETSLSPLRPIAPGSSLETKKKSSSLDKCKNNSLELKKTRSSPRQGTSGSSPMAKEQSRSPTRTKSRYSPEMTESSPLKQVRCGLSPQAAQEKSPSRRSESRPSPELNGKSKSPPKQNKFEEVKTKSGSSPGHNKSSSMAVTESASLSCQKNKSGSSLSGKEKMQSSSKQMPSESSPVLIKTDIPSRRSRSGSSSSSSSSSSSSSSSSSSSSSSSSSTSSSTSPEDNKSQSPPKLNRSAGLSINKNKPVSSPMQGKVYSPPEPENSTVTTVTKHNRPGSSPEIKETSNVAVMGPRSPLEKKGSFKESSRRSRSGSYSGIKEKPKIPSSESSSDSSPEWKEKTQSRSVSPVRPRIKSKTPPRRRTSRSPPKSRPKSRTPPKRGRSGSPPRPKLKSRTPPRRRRSGSSPRPRIKSRTPPRRRRSGSSPRSQIKSRTPLRHHCRAGSSPRPRRKSRTPPRRRRSGSWAREKSRTPITRRLRSVSPVSPRRKSRTPPRRGRSRSLSREKSRTSTHPHRSASSSYGDKPRTSLRQERSGSPSWRSHSRSLSRRRDKSRGSVRRERSVSPPVRSRSRSSSRQEKSKPPFRGHSQSPVQMLPLSPERTATSRNASRSPPRLDASRITTTYKGTGSRVSPDCQSSPVRKHSRSGSQEACPSPGRKSRSPPVLERYPKSDLQEKPASSSLWHSKNNVAIPCALTPPCEESSKLRKGLSPDLSVLHDLPPASKNGDSMAIRKSPGHRNQSMHQGVIKDDAGVGASLSGRSGSHAGSLSPVKAKLSSHSSSSSSASSSSSASSSPLPALISVLVPSPKEEEIVSEGKIADRSEVHLPTLEAESHLASVMEDDTTSSCPTVLQLDLPSPPPSAPPKAKRSSSASSTSSSSSSSSSSSSSSSTSDSESSSSESSPHDQATKDLEVEIEQKQPPSPVLKETKSDEQPLEMDKRKRRSQSSSSTSSSSSSSSSSSSSASSSSSSSSSSSSSSSTMPLPKTGLQAVMKAPVKMKPSPEKRKSRSPRKPIDSLRDSRSLSYSPEERRQISPPTQPASAPRDRRRDRSKDRSLQRNRRSNSRSPGRKRRRKSPSPRAPRRRTSRSP, from the exons ATGTACAATGGGATAGGACTCCCCACTCCCCGGGGCAGTGGCACTAACGGTTACGTGCAACGGAACCTCTCGGCTGTGCGTCACAAGAAGGATCGGACTGACTACAAATCAGAAGAGGAGCTGAGGAAACTGGAGTCATCTTTGGTCAAAAAACCCAACCAGGACATCCTGGATCACGAGCGCAAAAGAAAGGTTGAATTGAAATGCTTAGAACTGGCTGAACTCATGGAAGAGCAAGG GTATGGAGAAGGGGAGATTCAGGAGAAAGTGGCCACTTTTCGGATGATGCTTCTGGAAAAAGATGTGGCAATTGTCAAAGAGGGGGAACAGCAGCAGAAGTCTAG TATTACAGAGACCCATCAGCTGGCGGAGGCCAATGAAAAGAAGAATGAGAGGCTGCGAGCTGCTTTTGGGATCAGTGACAGTTATGTGGATGGTAGCTCTTTTGACCCCAACCGCAGGGCCAAGGAGGCTGCAACAGCTGCTGCGGCTAAACAACAGCAGGAGCAGCAGAAGCAATACAG TCTTATAAAAGACTCCAGCAGTTCCAGGTCACCATCTccaaaacaaaagaagaagaagaaaaagaagggcaGAGACAG GACTGAGAGCAGATCACCTTCtcgaagagaaaggaaaaaaagctcaaagaaaaagaaacacag ATCTCCAAGTCCCAAAAGCAAACACaaatccaaggaaaagaaaaggaagag GTCCACCAGTGAATCTGCATCTCAGAAAGACCGTCGGGATCGCTCTTCCTCCCCAGATGGCTCTTCTTCATCAGATGCTTCCCATAGCAG ATCAGGAAGCCCTATTGTTCAGAAAAGGAGCTCCCTTAGGCAGCGGAGCAAGTCTCCATCAAGTTCACGAAAACAAGACACCGAAATGGTTTCTAAAAATTTGGGAGAAAAAGAACGTTCATCTTCTGCTGAGCCTGCCCAGCGAGGCAGGAGCACCAGTCCTCGAGAAAGCAGAGAAAACCGAGAG AAATTATCCAAGGATTCTCCGGTACGTGAGAACCTTCAGCATTCTCCAAGTCCTTCATCTCctgccaaagaaaaagaaagagacaaggataGAAAGTCTGTTCGGCATGGGGGTCGAAAATCCACCCCCTCACTTGAGCATGATCCAAAGGGCATGCATCATTCACCTATGCCGAATGATCATTCTCGAGAAAAGTGCCCCCCTTCTAAAGAGAAGAGGTCTCCTTCCTGTTCCTCTCCATCTGTTAAGAAGCAGTCTGAAGACCGTAATGGGACTCTTCCTCCATCGAAGGCTAAGATTTCTCCTGATAGCAAGGAGGATCTTACAGCTTCCCCATCTGCTTCTAAGGCGGTTGAGACCAAATTGAAGAAGATGCCTCGCGAGGACTCTACACCTCAGCGCTCACCTTCTTCAGAGAGTGGTAGttgctcttcttcctcctcttccccttccccaccATCTAAGCCTGCTCCAGTTTCTCGCAACTGTTCTCCAGAGGTCCTTCCCAAAAGGCAAGACAAAGAGAAAGCCTCTACCCAGCGAGAGAAATCTAGTTCATCCCCTGAAATCTCTCGTTCTGGACAAAAGCAGTCTTCTAAGACATCTCGACGTGAACGATCTAGCACCCCACCAGCTAAAGGCTCCAAATCAAGAATCAGTCGGAGGGACAAATCTCTCTCTCAAACACCCACTACACGTAGAGGTAGATCACGGTCCCGAACTCCACCTAAAAGAGTTAGATCACGCACACGTACCCCACCAAGAAGGGGAAGGTCTCGTTCTCAGAGACGTGCTCGATCCCGTTCACGCACACCTTTGCGAAGGGGACGTTCTCGAACTCCCCAGTGGCGAGGCCGCTCAAGAACACCTCAGCGATGGGGTAGATCCCGTTCTCGCACACCTCCCAGATGGGGTCGATCACGTACACCTCAAAGGCGTGGTTGGTCTCGTTCTAGAACTCCTCAAAGGCATGGATGGTCTAGAAGCAGAAATAGTGGAAGATGGGGCAGGTCGCGAACACCACCAAGAAGAGGGAGGTCACGTTCAAGAACACCAAGAAGAGGCAGATCTAGATCAAGAAGTCCACCCAGGCGAATAAGGTCCCGCTCTAGAACACAACCAAGAAGAGGCAGATCTAGGACTAGGACACCTCCTAGGAGAGGAAGATCAAGCTCGTCTCCAAGAAGAGAGAAATCCTTGATTTCAGCCAGACGAAGTAGATCTGTGTCATCTCCAGATCGGAAAGTTTCCAGAATTCCAGACTCTAGGAGGAGTCGGTCTAATTCATCTACAAGAATGAGGGAAAGAACTAGAAAAGTGATAAGACGTAGTCTTTCTGGTTCCTCTCCTGAATCAAGAAGGTTAAGAGCATCTCCCAGACGTAGTCGTTCTGGATCACTTccaaaaactaaaaagaaaactCTGTTGTCTCCAAGAAGGAGTCGTTCAGGTTCTTCTCCAAGGTCAAGAAAGAAAAGATTGAGAACGCCTCCAAAGCGCAGTCGTTCTAGTTCtccaagaataaaaaagaaatcaagatTAAGTGTCAGACGAAGTAGATCTGGTTCTTCTCCAAGACCAAAAAAGAAATCAAGATCACCTACTAGGCGTAGCCAATCCAAGTCACCTCCAGTCCTCAAAAACAAAGCCAGAATGTCCCCTCGGAGCAGTTGTGGTTCATCTCCAAGGCTTACAAGGAATTCTGAAGTTTCTTCAGCAGCTGAAGAAAAAGCTAAAAGTACAAACAGAAGTCGATCTGGTTCCTCTCCAGCAGTGCGAAAGAAATCACAGTCTCCTTCAAGACAAAGTATATCTGGGTCTTCTCCAGAACCAGAGATAAGATTACCAAGAAGGCGAAACAGATCTGAGTCTTCTCCAGAAGTGAAAACAAAGTCAAGGACAGGATCATCCCCAATGCTGAAAAAGGAAACGGGACCATCTCCAAGGCAAAGTCGGTCTGGTTCCAGTCAATCATCAGCAAAGGAAAACTCCTTATCCCCAGTAAGGCGAGCAGCTTCTCCAGAATCAAAGTCTGCATCTCCACTGCAGCAAAGCAGAGCTGGAAGGTCTGTAGGAACAAAAGAAAAACCTAGATCACCTCACCGAAGGCAGAGCAAGTCTAGATCACCTCCAGCTTTGAGAGAGACATCTCTTTCTCCTTTAAGACCAATTGCACCTGGATCTTCATTAGAAACTAAGAAGAAATCTTCTTCACTTgataaatgcaaaaataattcCTTGGAATTAAAGAAAACTAGGTCATCTCCAAGGCAAGGCACATCTGGCTCTTCTCCAATGGCCAAAGAACAGTCAAGATCACCTACCAGGACCAAGTCAAGATACTCTCCTGAGATGACAGAATCTTCCCCTTTGAAGCAAGTCAGATGTGGACTGTCCCCTCAGGCAGCACAAGAGAAATCTCCCTCCAGGAGAAGTGAATCCAGGCCATCTCCTGAACTAAATGGCAAATCTAAATCTCCTCCAAAGCAAAATAAATTCGAAGAAGTGAAAACAAAATCCGGATCTTCTCCAGGGCACAACAAGTCCAGCTCCATGGCAGTAACAGAAAGTGCTTCACTTTCATGCCAAAAGAATAAATCAGGTTCATCTCTCTCTGGAAAAGAAAAAATGCAATCTTCTTCAAAACAAATGCCATCTGAATCATCACCAGTACTTATAAAAACAGATATTCCATCAAGGCGAAGTAGATctggttcttcctcttcctcttcctcctcttcttcctcttcctcctcctcctcttcctcttcctcctcctcctcctcttctacttcTTCATCAACTTCTCCAGAAGATAATAAATCTCAGTCACCTCCCAAACTTAATCGCTCTGCAGGATTGTCAATCAACAAAAATAAACCAGTTTCATCCCCAATGCAAGGCAAAGTATATTCACCTCCAGAACCAGAGAACAGTACAGTTACAACAGTTACAAAGCACAATAGACCTGGATCTTCTCCAGAAATAAAAGAAACTTCTAACGTTGCAGTGATGGGACCCAGATCACCTTTAGAAAAGAAAGGGTCATTTAAAGAGTCATCTCGAAGAAGTAGATCAGGTTCTTATTCTGGAATTAAagagaagccaaaaataccctctaGTGAGAGCAGTTCGGATTCTTCTCCCGAATGGAAAGAGAAAACTCAGAGTAGATCTGTGTCACCAGTCAGACCAAGAATAAAATCAAAAACACCTCCAAGACGTAGAACATCAAGGTCGCCACCTAAATCTAGACCAAAATCCAGGACACCTCCAAAGCGTGGCCGGTCTGGATCTCCACCAAGACctaagttgaagtccagaacGCCTCCAAGACGCCGTAGGTCTGGCTCATCTCCGAGACCCAGAATAAAATCTAGAACACCTCCCAGACGACGTAGATCTGGGTCATCTCCAAGGTCCCAAATAAAATCCAGAACACCACTCCGACATCACTGCAGAGCTGGATCATCTCCAAGACCTAGAAGGAAATCTAGAACTCCTCCACGACGACGTAGATCTGGATCATGGGCaagagaaaaatctagaacaccaATTACAAGAAGACTGAGGTCTGTATCACCAGTGAGTCCTAGACGCAAATCTCGAACACCTCCAAGACGTGGACGGTCCAGATCACTCTCCAGAGAGAAATCACGCACCAGCACACATCCACATCGATCTGCGTCATCATCCTATGGTGACAAGCCCAGAACATCTTTGCGACAAGAAAGATCTGGCTCTCCCTCCTGGAGGAGTCACTCCCGTTCACTCTCCAGGCGACGAGATAAATCTCGTGGTTCGGTGCGAAGGGAACGTTCAGTTTCCCCTCCGGTTAGAAGCCGTTCAAGATCATCTTCTCGTCAGGAGAAATCTAAACCACCATTCAGAGGTCATTCCCAATCACCAGTACAGATGTTGCCGTTGTCCCCAGAGAGGACTGCAACAAGTCGGAATGCGTCCCGTTCACCACCCAGATTAGATGCATCACGTATAACCACAACGTACAAAGGCACTGGGTCCAGAGTGTCCCCTGATTGTCAGTCATCTCCTGTGAGGAAGCATTCCAGATCAGGCTCCCAGGAAGCCTGCCCATCTCCAGGAAGAAAGTCTCGCTCTCCTCCTGTTCTAGAAAGATACCCCAAGTCTGACCTCCAAGAGAAGCCAGCAAGCTCTTCTCTTTGGCACAGCAAAAACAATGTTGCCATTCCTTGCGCTTTAACTCCACCATGTGAGGAATCTTCTAAATTGCGAAAGGGCCTCTCTCCTGATCTATCTGTGCTACATGACCTGCCTCCAGCATCAAAGAATGGTGATTCCATGGCCATCCGAAAGAGCCCAGGACATAGGAATCAGAGCATGCACCAAGGTGTAATTAAAGATGATGCAGGAGTTGGTGCATCTTTGTCAGGGAGAAGCGGTTCTCATGCAGGCTCCCTCTCTCCTGTAAAAGCTAAATTGTcgtcccactcctcctcctcctcctctgcttcctcctcctcctctgcttcctcaaGTCCCTTACCAGCATTGATTTCTGTCCTAGTGCCCTCCCCCAAAGAAGAGGAGATTGTATCTGAAGGAAAAATAGCAGACAGGTCTGAGGTGCACTTGCCTACCCTTGAGGCTGAGTCGCATTTGGCTTCTGTCATGGAGGATGACACTACCAGTAGCTGTCCCACAGTCCTACAGCTTGATCTTCCCTCTCCTCCACCTTCTGCCCCTCCGAAAGCAAAGAGAAGTTCATCTGCTTCGTCTAccagctcttcatcatcctcgtcttcctcctcctcttcctcctcttcaactTCTGATTCTGAGTCCAGTTCATCTGAGTCCAGTCCCCATGATCAAGCAACAAAGGATCTTGAGGTCGAGATTGAACAGAAACA ACCACCAAGCCCAGTGCTAAAAGAGACTAAAAGTGATGAGCAACCTCTAGAAATGGACAAACGTAAGCGCCGTTCTCAAAGCTCAAGCAGTACAAGCAGCAGCTCTTCTTCTTCGTCATCGTCCTCTTCTTCagcctcttcatcttcctcctcttcctcctcttcgtcATCTTCATCCTCCACCATGCCATTGCCTAAAACAGGACTCCAGGCAGTGATGAAGGCCCCCGTGAAGATGAAACCATCTCCAGAGAAGAGAAA GTCACGCAGCCCTAGAAAACCAATTGATTCATTGAGAGATTCCCGCTCTCTGAGCTACTCCCCAGAAGAACGGCGTCAGATTTCCCCTCCTACCCAACCAGCCTCTGCGCCAAGGGATCGACGTAG AGATAGATCTAAGGATAGGTCCCTGCAGAGAAACAGACGAAGCAACAGCAGGTCCCCAGGACGAAAACGGCGACGCAAATCTCCCAGTCCCCGAGCTCCTCGTCGCAGAACTTCAAG